One part of the Sesamum indicum cultivar Zhongzhi No. 13 linkage group LG14, S_indicum_v1.0, whole genome shotgun sequence genome encodes these proteins:
- the LOC105176700 gene encoding LOW QUALITY PROTEIN: protein FATTY ACID EXPORT 6-like (The sequence of the model RefSeq protein was modified relative to this genomic sequence to represent the inferred CDS: deleted 1 base in 1 codon) yields the protein MHDFCFTIPYGLLLVCGGVIGYAKKGSTASLAGGTGAGLLLVLAGYLSLQAFHKRKNSYFALILETVVAAILAFTMGQRYMQTGKIMPAGIVAATSALMAGFYLYKIATGGNRISLKTE from the exons ATGCATGATTTTTGCTTCACGATCCCATACGGGCTGCTTCTGGTGTGCGGTGGTGTCATTGGGTACGCAAAGAAAGGCAGCACAGCATCGCTGGCTGGGGGCACCGGTGCCGGTTTGCTGCTCGTCCTCGCGGGGTATCTCAGCCTCCAAGCATTCCATAAACGCAAAAACTCTTATTTCGCCTTGATTCTTGAAACTG TTGTCGCTGCCATACTGGCATTCACCATGGGTCAGCGGTACATGCAAACTGGAAAGATAATGCCAGCCGGTATCGTCGCAGCGACAAG TGCCCTCATGGCTGGATTTTATCTCTAC AAGATTGCAACTGGAGGGAACCGTATTTCCCTCAAGACTGAGTAA
- the LOC105176768 gene encoding fatty acid desaturase 4, chloroplastic-like, with protein MAALRELQHQNSPQNHPSQYESWQISTWPHRACFAGGCATVLISLLKCLLLTVGGARPWMEPVFAALIAYVAADLVTGIYHWAIDNYGGAETPVFGSQIEAFLSHHQHPSAITRRQLANNLYIPSAAVTVVFSPVNVVSADPALLGFAGVFAGCIMFSQQFHAWAHTPKGKLPPLVAAIQGAGIIVGRAQHAAHHRPPYNSNYCIVSGVWNRFLDKSKFFVAAEVAVFRVFGVRPRSWSEPISDRKLQEGGINYHN; from the coding sequence ATGGCTGCACTGAGAGAGCTTCAACACCAAAACTCACCCCAAAATCACCCATCACAATACGAAAGCTGGCAAATCTCCACCTGGCCTCACCGTGCATGCTTTGCCGGCGGCTGCGCCACCGTGCTGATTTCCCTGCTCAAATGTCTACTACTTACTGTCGGTGGTGCGCGGCCATGGATGGAGCCCGTGTTCGCCGCCTTGATAGCGTACGTGGCGGCGGACTTAGTCACCGGGATCTACCACTGGGCCATCGACAATTACGGCGGAGCTGAAACTCCGGTTTTCGGGTCCCAAATCGAGGCGTTCCTAAGCCACCACCAGCATCCGTCGGCGATAACTCGCAGACAGCTAGCTAACAATCTCTACATCCCGTCGGCCGCCGTGACGGTCGTTTTCTCCCCGGTAAACGTCGTTTCCGCTGACCCGGCTTTGCTAGGGTTTGCTGGCGTCTTCGCCGGTTGCATAATGTTCAGCCAGCAGTTTCATGCATGGGCTCACACCCCAAAAGGGAAGCTCCCCCCGCTGGTAGCGGCGATTCAAGGCGCCGGAATCATTGTGGGTAGGGCTCAGCACGCGGCGCACCACCGGCCCCCTTACAACAGCAATTACTGCATCGTGAGCGGAGTTTGGAACAGGTTTCTGGACAAGTCCAAGTTCTTCGTGGCGGCGGAGGTGGCGGTGTTCCGGGTGTTCGGCGTCCGGCCGCGGTCGTGGAGCGAGCCTATCTCTGACCGGAAGCTGCAGGAGGGAGggattaattatcataattaa
- the LOC105176701 gene encoding uncharacterized protein LOC105176701 isoform X2 yields the protein MMVHFRMIKTHQLLLMFLAILAVSGIGLPGVQAVKAPFRPGDVLPLLPRQVSWPILNALNNAADLLPSFVGAATASNNSLLNWKGACFYNSTAWLEFHNNSRSEFGGGTLHIKVSSAHSWTCMDLYVFATPFRVTWDYYLLSREHTIDFKEWESEAEYEYVKNRGVSIFLMQAGMLGTLQALWEVFPLFTNTGWGENSNLAFLKKHMGASFEERPQPWVTNITVEDIHSGDFLALSKIRGRWGGFETLEKWVTGSYAGHSAVCLRDSEGKLWVAESGHENEKGEDVIAILPWDEWWDFELTKDDSNPHIALLPLHPELRAKFNETAAWEYAKSMSGKPYGYHNLIFSWIDTISGNYPAPLDAHLVASVMTVWTQMQPAYAGNMWNEALNKRLGSQNLSLSEVLVEVEKRGSSFGELLAIPEQDDWVYADGKSTSCVAFVFELYKEAGLFGKLASSIQVTEFTHQYEDLNQLISTISDKRCLLSQVL from the exons ATGATGGTTCACTTCAGGATGATTAAAACCCACCAATTATTGTTGATGTTCTTGGCAATTCTCGCCGTTTCTGGTATCGGCCTGCCGGGAGTACAAGCCGTTAAAGCGCCCTTTCGTCCCGGGGATGTATTGCCGTTGCTTCCGAGACAAGTTTCGTGGCCTATTCTGAACGCTCTCAACAACGCGGCGGACCTGTTGCCGTCCTTTGTTGGGGCTGCTACTGCTTCTAACAATTCGCTTTTGAACTGGAAAGGAGCTTGCTTTTACAATAGCACTGCTTGGTTGGAGTTCCACAACAACAGTAGAAGTGAATTTGGGGGTGGTACTCTTCATATTAAG GTGAGCAGTGCACATAGTTGGACATGTATGGATCTTTATGTATTTGCAACCCCATTTCGGGTGACGTGGGATTATTACCTTTTATCTCGAGAACACACTATCGACTTTAAAGAGTGGGAGTCAGAAGCTGAATATGAATAT GTCAAAAACAGGGGGGTTTCTATTTTCCTCATGCAAGCAGGGATGCTAGGAACCCTTCAGGCTCTCTGGGAGGTGTTCCCTTTATTCACGAATACTGGATGGGGTGAGAATTCTAATCTTGCATTCCTTAAAAAGCACATGGGTGCTTCCTTTGAAGAACGGCCTCAACCATGGGTCACCAACATTACTGTGGAGGATATCCACTCTGGAGATTTCCTTGCATTATCAAAAATTCGAGGCCGATGGGGTGGTTTTGAGACTCTAGAGAAGTGGGTGACTGGATCTTATGCTGGTCACTCTGCTGTCTGCTTAAGGGACTCTGAAGGAAAGCTGTGGGTTGCAGAATCAGGGCATGAGAATGAGAAG GGAGAAGATGTTATTGCCATTTTACCATGGGATgagtggtgggattttgaGCTGACAAAGGATGACTCCAATCCACATATAGCATTGCTTCCTTTGCATCCTGAACTCCGGGCCAAGTTCAATGAAACCGCTGCCTGGGAATATGCAAAAAGCATGTCTGGAAAGCCTTATGGTTAtcataacttaatatttaGCTGGATCGACACAATCAGTGGAAATTATCCAGCACCTCTGGATGCTCACCTG GTTGCTTCTGTTATGACTGTTTGGACTCAGATGCAGCCTGCATATGCTGGTAACATGTGGAATGAAGCATTGAACAAACGACTTGGAAGTCAG AACTTAAGTCTTTCTGAAGTTCTTGTCGAAGTCGAGAAACGTGGATCATCTTTTGGTGAGTTGTTGGCAATTCCTGAGCAAGATGATTGGGTTTATGCTGATGGCAAGTCGACTTCATGTGTTGCATTTGTCTTTGAATTATACAAGGAAGCGGGTTTGTTTGGTAAACTTGCAAGCTCTATTCAGGTGACTGAATTCACG CATCAATATGAGGATCTGAATCAGTTGATCTCAACAATTTCAGATAAAAGATGCTTACTCTCTCAAGTTCTTTGA
- the LOC105176701 gene encoding uncharacterized protein LOC105176701 isoform X1, whose amino-acid sequence MMVHFRMIKTHQLLLMFLAILAVSGIGLPGVQAVKAPFRPGDVLPLLPRQVSWPILNALNNAADLLPSFVGAATASNNSLLNWKGACFYNSTAWLEFHNNSRSEFGGGTLHIKVSSAHSWTCMDLYVFATPFRVTWDYYLLSREHTIDFKEWESEAEYEYVKNRGVSIFLMQAGMLGTLQALWEVFPLFTNTGWGENSNLAFLKKHMGASFEERPQPWVTNITVEDIHSGDFLALSKIRGRWGGFETLEKWVTGSYAGHSAVCLRDSEGKLWVAESGHENEKGEDVIAILPWDEWWDFELTKDDSNPHIALLPLHPELRAKFNETAAWEYAKSMSGKPYGYHNLIFSWIDTISGNYPAPLDAHLVASVMTVWTQMQPAYAGNMWNEALNKRLGSQNLSLSEVLVEVEKRGSSFGELLAIPEQDDWVYADGKSTSCVAFVFELYKEAGLFGKLASSIQVTEFTIKDAYSLKFFENNSSRLPTWCNDVDTVKLPFCQIRGKYRMELPGYNTMDPYSHMNERCPSLPPKYYRPLGC is encoded by the exons ATGATGGTTCACTTCAGGATGATTAAAACCCACCAATTATTGTTGATGTTCTTGGCAATTCTCGCCGTTTCTGGTATCGGCCTGCCGGGAGTACAAGCCGTTAAAGCGCCCTTTCGTCCCGGGGATGTATTGCCGTTGCTTCCGAGACAAGTTTCGTGGCCTATTCTGAACGCTCTCAACAACGCGGCGGACCTGTTGCCGTCCTTTGTTGGGGCTGCTACTGCTTCTAACAATTCGCTTTTGAACTGGAAAGGAGCTTGCTTTTACAATAGCACTGCTTGGTTGGAGTTCCACAACAACAGTAGAAGTGAATTTGGGGGTGGTACTCTTCATATTAAG GTGAGCAGTGCACATAGTTGGACATGTATGGATCTTTATGTATTTGCAACCCCATTTCGGGTGACGTGGGATTATTACCTTTTATCTCGAGAACACACTATCGACTTTAAAGAGTGGGAGTCAGAAGCTGAATATGAATAT GTCAAAAACAGGGGGGTTTCTATTTTCCTCATGCAAGCAGGGATGCTAGGAACCCTTCAGGCTCTCTGGGAGGTGTTCCCTTTATTCACGAATACTGGATGGGGTGAGAATTCTAATCTTGCATTCCTTAAAAAGCACATGGGTGCTTCCTTTGAAGAACGGCCTCAACCATGGGTCACCAACATTACTGTGGAGGATATCCACTCTGGAGATTTCCTTGCATTATCAAAAATTCGAGGCCGATGGGGTGGTTTTGAGACTCTAGAGAAGTGGGTGACTGGATCTTATGCTGGTCACTCTGCTGTCTGCTTAAGGGACTCTGAAGGAAAGCTGTGGGTTGCAGAATCAGGGCATGAGAATGAGAAG GGAGAAGATGTTATTGCCATTTTACCATGGGATgagtggtgggattttgaGCTGACAAAGGATGACTCCAATCCACATATAGCATTGCTTCCTTTGCATCCTGAACTCCGGGCCAAGTTCAATGAAACCGCTGCCTGGGAATATGCAAAAAGCATGTCTGGAAAGCCTTATGGTTAtcataacttaatatttaGCTGGATCGACACAATCAGTGGAAATTATCCAGCACCTCTGGATGCTCACCTG GTTGCTTCTGTTATGACTGTTTGGACTCAGATGCAGCCTGCATATGCTGGTAACATGTGGAATGAAGCATTGAACAAACGACTTGGAAGTCAG AACTTAAGTCTTTCTGAAGTTCTTGTCGAAGTCGAGAAACGTGGATCATCTTTTGGTGAGTTGTTGGCAATTCCTGAGCAAGATGATTGGGTTTATGCTGATGGCAAGTCGACTTCATGTGTTGCATTTGTCTTTGAATTATACAAGGAAGCGGGTTTGTTTGGTAAACTTGCAAGCTCTATTCAGGTGACTGAATTCACG ATAAAAGATGCTTACTCTCTCAAGTTCTTTGAAAACAATTCAAGCCGTTTGCCTACGTGGTGCAATGATGTGGACACTGTAAAACTACCCTTCTGTCAAATTCGAGGGAAGTATCGGATGGAATTACCTGGATACAATACTATGGATCCTTACTCTCACATGAACGAAAGATGTCCATCCTTGCCACCGAAATATTACAGGCCACTTGGATGCTGA
- the LOC105176767 gene encoding fatty acid desaturase 4, chloroplastic-like — protein sequence MSETMLHHKINSLSTIDDESWYKATWAHRAWFAAGCATVLISLAKSMLIIAAGEPADAWTWLQLTLAAVLGYHLADLGSGIYHWAVDNYGSAETPVFGSQIESFRAHHQHPSAITKCDTAGILYTLAGVVTVAVLPINVVSSDPIFLGFVGVFAGCGMFSLKFHAWAHTPRRKLPPVVAALQDAGIILRLSHHNAHHRPPYNSNYCTVSGIWNRVLDEWKVLVAMEVALFRVIGVRPRSWAEPNSEWTPRNQD from the coding sequence ATGTCTGAAACAATGCTTCACCACAAGATTAACAGCCTTTCAACCATTGACGATGAAAGCTGGTACAAGGCCACATGGGCTCACCGCGCCTGGTTCGCTGCCGGCTGCGCCACCGTCCTCATTTCTCTCGCCAAGTCCATGCTCATAATCGCCGCCGGAGAGCCCGCCGATGCGTGGACATGGCTACAGCTCACGCTGGCTGCCGTACTAGGTTACCATCTGGCGGACCTCGGCTCCGGAATCTACCACTGGGCCGTCGACAACTACGGCAGTGCGGAGACTCCTGTTTTCGGGTCCCAAATCGAGTCGTTCCGGGCTCACCACCAGCACCCGTCGGCGATCACCAAGTGCGATACCGCCGGCATTCTCTACACTCTGGCGGGTGTCGTCACCGTCGCCGTTCTGCCCATAAACGTGGTTTCCAGCGACCCGATTTTCCTCGGGTTCGTCGGCGTATTCGCCGGGTGTGGCATGTTCAGCCTGAAGTTCCACGCGTGGGCACATACCCCCAGAAGGAAGCTTCCGCCGGTCGTGGCGGCGCTTCAGGACGCCGGGATTATCCTGCGGTTGTCCCACCACAACGCGCACCACCGCCCCCCGTATAACAGCAATTACTGCACGGTGAGTGGGATTTGGAACAGGGTTTTGGATGAGTGGAAGGTTCTTGTTGCCATGGAGGTGGCGCTGTTCCGTGTGATCGGAGTGAGGCCGCGGTCGTGGGCGGAGCCGAACTCTGAGTGGACGCCGAGGAATCAGGACTGA
- the LOC105176699 gene encoding purple acid phosphatase 18 yields MELKLILVLLLLLLAVGATADYVRPPPRKTLSFPWSKKPSSLPQQVHISLAGDKHMRIMWVTNDKNSPSIVEYGKSPNNYSFSSEGESTRYSYLLYSSGKIHHAVIGPLEDDTTYFYRCGGEGPEFQLKTPPSQFPITFAVAGDLGQTGWTKSTLDHIDQCKYDVHMLPGDLSYADYIQRRWDTFGELVQPLASARPWMVTQGNHEKEHIPFLEDSFVSYNSRWKMPYEESASSSNLYYSFEVAGVHVIMLGSYTDYDEYSDQYAWLKADLSKVDRKRTPWLIVLFHVPWYNSNEAHQGEGDNMKTAMEPLLYAAGVDIVFAGHVHAYERSSRVYNGKSDPCGAVHITIGDGGNREGLARKYKEPKPEWSVFREASFGHGELKIVNSTHAFWSWHRNDDDEPVRSDQFWITSLFGSSCCAENGPELRKMLLEP; encoded by the exons ATGGAGTTAAAGCTGATTCTGGTGCTGCTGCTCCTACTATTGGCTGTCGGGGCAACGGCTGATTACGTCAGGCCACCGCCGCGCAAGACGCTTTCCTTTCCATGGAGCAAGAAGCCTTCTTCTCTTCCTCAACAG GTTCACATATCCTTGGCAGGGGATAAGCACATGCGGATCATGTGGGTTACTAATGATAAAAATTCTCCTTCCATTGTTGAATATGGAAAATCACCAAATAACTACAGCTTCAGCTCTGAAGGAGAGAGTACCCGTTATAGCTATTTGCTGTACAGCTCTGGAAAGATACACCACGCGGTCATTGGTCCGCTGGAAGACGACACCACGTACTTCTATCGATGTGGGGGAGAAGGTCCTGAGTTTCAGCTCAAAACCCCACCATCTCAGTTCCCAATTACTTTTGCGGTGGCTGGTGATTTAGGTCAGACTGGGTGGACCAAGTCGACCTTGGACCACATAGACCAGTGCAAGTATGATGTTCACATGCTCCCTGGAGACCTGTCATATGCCGATTATATACAGAGAAGGTGGGATACATTCGGGGAGCTGGTGCAGCCGCTTGCAAGTGCAAGACCATGGATGGTGACTCAAGGGAACCATGAGAAGGAGCACATACCATTCTTGGAAGACAGTTTCGTATCATATAATTCAAGATGGAAGATGCCCTATGAAGAGAGCGCATCCAGTTCAAATCTGTATTATTCATTTGAAGTGGCGGGAGTTCACGTGATCATGCTTGGGTCATATACAGATTATGATGAATATTCTGATCAATATGCTTGGCTGAAG GCTGATCTTTCAAAGGTGGACCGCAAAAGGACACCCTGGCTTATTGTCTTATTCCACGTGCCATGGTATAACAGTAATGAGGCTCATCAAGGTGAAGGTGACAACATGAAGACGGCGATGGAACCCTTGCTTTATGCTGCTGGTGTGGACATCGTGTTTGCTGGCCATGTACATGCTTATGAGCGCTCG AGCCGTGTGTATAATGGTAAATCAGATCCTTGTGGTGCTGTCCACATAACAATTGGCGATGGTGGAAATAGAGAAGGTTTAGCACGCAA GTACAAGGAGCCGAAGCCTGAATGGTCTGTGTTCCGCGAGGCAAGTTTCGGTCATGGTGAGCTGAAGATAGTGAACTCGACTCATGCATTTTGGAGTTGGCATAGGAACGACGATGATGAACCAGTCAGATCAGATCAATTCTGGATAACCTCACTCTTTGGTTCAAGTTGTTGTGCTGAGAACGGTCCGGAGCTTAGGAAAATGCTCTTGGAGCCTTAG
- the LOC105176766 gene encoding polyadenylate-binding protein RBP45-like, protein MMQQPGGMARPEMPMEQQQPPQQQQYPAHQAQQQQQQHYGAGPTNAASGGAGGGADEVRSLWIGDLQYWMDENYLTSCFYHTGELVSAKIIRNKQTGQSEGYGFLEFRTHATAENILQTYNGAMMPNADQTFRLNWASLGAGDKRADDSPEHTIFVGDLAGDVTDYVLQETFKAVYQSVKGAKVVTDRVTGRSKGYGFVKFGDEREQQRAMTEMNGVLCSTRPMRIGPAANKKPMTASTQKASYQNPQGTQGESDPNNTTVFVGGLDPNVTDDHLKQVFSQYGEVVHVKIPVGKRCGFVQFADRSCAEQALSNLNGTLLGGQNIRLSWGRNPSNKQSDQNQWGSAYYGYTQGYESYGGYAPPQDPNMYYGGYPGYANYQQPQQ, encoded by the exons ATGATGCAACAACCAGGAGGAATGGCCCGCCCTGAGATGCCGATGGAACAGCAGCAGCCCCCACAGCAACAGCAGTACCCCGCGCACCAGGCTCAGCAGCAACAACAGCAGCACTACGGTGCCGGACCGACGAACGCTGCTTCTGGGGGTGCCGGTGGCGGAGCCGATGAGGTTCGGTCTCTGTGGATTGGTGACCTGCAGTACTGGATGGACGAGAATTACCTCACCTCCTGCTTCTACCACACCGGCGAG CTTGTGTCTGCAAAGATAATTCGTAACAAGCAAACAGGTCAGTCTGAGGGGTATGGTTTCCTGGAATTCAGGACTCATGCCACTGCTGAAAATATATTGCAAACATACAATGGCGCAATGATGCCCAATGCCGACCAGACCTTCCGGCTGAACTGGGCTTCTCTTGGTGCTGGAGACAAGCGTGCAGATGACTCCCCTGAGCACACAATTTTTGTAGGAGATTTGGCTGGTGATGTTACAGATTACGTCCTGCAGGAGACATTTAAGGCTGTATACCAATCTGTCAAGGGTGCAAAAGTTGTTACAGATAGGGTAACAGGACGTTCCAAGGGTTATGGATTTGTTAAATTTGGGGATGAGAGAGAACAACAGCGGGCGATGACTGAAATGAATGGTGTTCTCTGTTCGACTAGGCCTATGAGGATTGGGCCTGCAGCTAATAAGAAACCTATGACTGCTTCAACTCAGAAAG CTTCATATCAGAATCCGCAAGGAACTCAGGGAGAGAGTGATCCTAATAATACAACA GTATTTGTTGGTGGTCTAGACCCTAATGTAACCGACGACCATTTGAAACAAGTATTTTCTCAGTATGGTGAGGTAGTCCATGTAAAAATACCAGTAGGAAAGCGCTGTGGATTTGTTCAGTTTGCTGACAG GTCCTGTGCTGAGCAAGCTTTGTCAAACTTAAACGGTACCTTGTTAGGAGGGCAGAATATTCGACTTTCGTGGGGGCGCAATCCTTCAAACAAGCAG TCGGATCAGAACCAGTGGGGTAGTGCATATTATGGCTACACACAAGGGTATGAATCATATGGTGGATATGCTCCACCTCAAGACCCAAACATGTATTATGGAGGCTATCCTGGATATGCGAATTATCAACAGCCACAACAG TGA